One candidate division WOR-3 bacterium DNA window includes the following coding sequences:
- a CDS encoding D-Ala-D-Ala carboxypeptidase family metallohydrolase, protein MLLIILILLVSQYFTLKEFASPDNAPMPPLAQKNITEIVIPGLTFIRKNTGIPMIITSGYRSPEHNAKVGGVKNSEHTLGLAADVAVKNAIMRYKFIKYALAYPITRIGVYNTFLHFGFSTEHPQNVIWTSIE, encoded by the coding sequence ATGCTCTTAATAATCCTTATTTTATTGGTCTCGCAATATTTTACTCTAAAAGAATTCGCATCGCCCGATAATGCTCCAATGCCACCTCTGGCACAAAAAAACATTACTGAGATTGTAATCCCCGGACTGACATTTATACGCAAAAACACAGGTATACCAATGATTATTACATCAGGGTATCGCTCACCTGAACACAATGCTAAAGTCGGTGGCGTAAAAAATTCTGAACACACTCTGGGATTAGCCGCCGATGTCGCAGTTAAAAACGCAATAATGCGATACAAGTTTATCAAATACGCATTAGCTTACCCAATAACCAGAATTGGCGTATACAACACCTTCTTACACTTCGGCTTCTCAACAGAACACCCCCAAAATGTCATCTGGACCAGCATTGAATGA
- a CDS encoding phage tail tape measure protein, with protein MAKIGELVVELKLIREKFSQELRRATDDIGQFKRSFSALSNVAAVVGTAVVGALSKMTYDFVRYGSEIDRLSKITGIATDSIQKLVYAAQQEHTSVEGLAVGLRNLSRTMVEAQQGTKEYVEFFKLVGIDFQSAADRSITLEEALLRISDAFVKIPDGAEKTAIAIKLFGRSGSELVPFLSVGRERLQALGEEFVKTGKLLSPDAVKRAKELNDQFNQLKTTIQGVALQTAETLVPVIQDLVHNLQSLLERYNKLPVGIRRTGTEALLLAGALAILVKTITIIINGIKTLQSVILPLITVFSSFAGAISGVAAALGAGGLAIRHFVRDLRTAQVLEQGVQVGLAVKQGQRVSWLDKRLLEARLYEIAGGGFTTPEIERAKKRFDEIRNLQEWYKRGLPVIEATAETTEDLASKIAKIGEKSGEAKEKVKTLFDIFTEKTADLADINKVLQDAANILGIQLTTAALQNRDMVIQLSGVYDGLLASVEENIESQKLVADFFARVLPQGVEVAIKDLDKYKRALYETGAVARITEPMLRVALAIEKVKDVQVGNIEVLRELNDLFGEQVKEVDLVSEGVEGLSDTLLALAGAYEILSERQRENFELQKSFAGTLKLIQAGYDFDKEELLKFYETANKLGYDAVNIGGEWVNIEEKIAELMDELTEKTEKLTKEQQLAVNLFAEFASTLMDAMIAGRSFGEEMNRVFERLIQTIIRAIIKALILKAIKGSAMGWGDVFDVVFSGIAAGFDAPRSDMRLMVQSYYSTLRNAYQIAERWTNDFNRYRNLGISQLVGVKEKPVFYVDVSAPLPGAYVKAVQQLPAGEMDLFYQKVQKRVIDRRKIL; from the coding sequence ATGGCTAAAATAGGCGAGTTAGTAGTTGAGTTAAAGTTAATAAGGGAGAAGTTTTCGCAAGAGTTGCGTCGAGCAACTGATGATATTGGGCAGTTTAAGCGTTCATTTTCGGCACTGAGCAATGTTGCGGCGGTAGTTGGGACTGCGGTTGTCGGTGCTTTAAGTAAAATGACTTATGATTTTGTGCGTTATGGTAGCGAGATTGACCGATTGTCTAAGATTACCGGTATTGCTACGGATTCTATTCAGAAGTTGGTTTATGCGGCGCAGCAGGAGCATACGTCGGTTGAGGGTTTGGCTGTTGGATTGCGGAATTTATCGCGGACGATGGTTGAGGCTCAGCAGGGGACGAAAGAGTATGTTGAGTTTTTTAAGTTGGTGGGTATTGATTTTCAATCGGCAGCGGACAGGTCAATAACTTTAGAGGAGGCGCTTTTAAGAATATCAGATGCTTTTGTTAAAATTCCTGATGGTGCTGAGAAGACGGCTATAGCGATAAAGTTATTTGGGCGGTCTGGGTCGGAGCTTGTTCCTTTTCTTTCTGTTGGGCGGGAGAGGTTGCAGGCTCTTGGTGAGGAGTTTGTAAAAACTGGGAAGTTGTTATCGCCTGATGCGGTAAAGCGTGCTAAAGAGCTTAATGACCAGTTTAATCAATTAAAGACGACGATACAGGGTGTAGCACTACAAACTGCTGAAACTCTTGTTCCTGTAATTCAAGATTTGGTGCACAATTTACAGTCGCTTTTGGAGCGTTACAATAAGTTGCCGGTTGGTATTAGAAGGACAGGCACAGAGGCTTTATTGCTTGCTGGGGCGTTGGCGATATTGGTTAAAACGATAACCATAATTATAAACGGCATAAAGACGCTTCAGTCTGTCATTTTGCCGTTGATAACTGTTTTCTCAAGTTTTGCTGGTGCGATTTCTGGGGTAGCGGCGGCATTAGGTGCTGGCGGGTTAGCAATTCGTCATTTTGTGCGTGATTTGAGGACAGCCCAGGTTTTAGAGCAAGGGGTTCAGGTTGGATTGGCTGTTAAGCAGGGGCAGAGGGTTAGTTGGTTAGACAAAAGATTGCTTGAGGCAAGGTTATATGAGATAGCTGGCGGTGGTTTTACGACTCCAGAGATAGAGCGTGCTAAAAAGAGATTTGACGAGATTAGGAATTTACAGGAGTGGTATAAGAGGGGATTGCCAGTCATAGAAGCCACCGCTGAGACGACTGAGGATTTGGCGAGTAAGATTGCGAAAATTGGCGAGAAAAGTGGCGAGGCTAAAGAGAAGGTTAAGACGCTGTTTGACATATTTACTGAGAAGACAGCCGACCTTGCAGATATCAATAAGGTGCTACAGGATGCAGCCAACATCCTGGGCATACAACTGACGACAGCGGCACTACAAAATCGAGACATGGTAATTCAGCTTTCGGGGGTGTATGATGGTTTATTGGCGTCGGTGGAGGAAAACATTGAGAGTCAGAAGCTTGTAGCGGATTTCTTTGCTCGGGTATTGCCGCAGGGTGTTGAGGTAGCGATAAAGGATTTGGATAAGTATAAGCGAGCGTTGTATGAGACTGGGGCTGTTGCTCGGATTACCGAGCCGATGTTAAGGGTTGCGTTGGCTATAGAGAAGGTAAAGGATGTGCAGGTGGGTAATATTGAGGTGTTGCGAGAGTTGAATGATTTATTTGGAGAGCAGGTAAAAGAGGTGGATTTGGTTAGTGAGGGTGTAGAGGGGTTGAGTGATACATTATTGGCTTTGGCTGGGGCTTATGAGATTTTGAGTGAGCGGCAGCGAGAAAATTTTGAGTTGCAGAAAAGTTTTGCGGGCACATTAAAGTTGATACAGGCGGGGTATGATTTTGACAAGGAGGAGCTGTTAAAATTTTATGAGACTGCCAACAAGTTAGGATATGATGCGGTTAATATTGGTGGTGAGTGGGTAAATATTGAGGAAAAGATAGCGGAGTTGATGGATGAGTTGACTGAGAAGACAGAAAAGTTGACAAAAGAGCAACAGTTAGCGGTTAATCTTTTTGCTGAGTTTGCTTCTACTTTAATGGATGCGATGATTGCTGGGCGGAGTTTTGGTGAAGAGATGAATAGGGTTTTTGAGCGATTAATACAGACGATTATAAGGGCTATTATTAAGGCCTTGATACTGAAGGCGATAAAAGGTTCGGCAATGGGTTGGGGTGATGTGTTTGATGTGGTTTTTTCTGGGATAGCGGCGGGTTTTGATGCTCCTCGTAGCGATATGCGATTAATGGTTCAGTCGTATTATTCAACTTTGCGTAATGCGTATCAGATAGCTGAGCGTTGGACCAATGATTTTAATCGGTATCGCAATTTAGGTATATCGCAGTTGGTTGGTGTTAAGGAAAAGCCTGTGTTTTATGTTGATGTTTCTGCTCCGTTGCCCGGGGCGTATGTTAAGGCGGTGCAGCAGTTGCCGGCGGGGGAGATGGATTTGTTTTATCAGAAGGTTCAGAAGAGGGTAATAGATAGGCGTAAAATTTTGTAA